The window CCGCGCATGTAGCCGACGTTGTAGCTCGTGGCAAACATCCAGAGGAAGGAAGCCACCAGCGCGAAGATGATGCCCAGACCGTCCACACAGAAGCTGACGGAGATACCGGGCATGATGGTAAACAATTTATAATAAGGAATCTGGCCGCTGAGCACTGCCGGTACGAACGAGAGGTTCAACAGGAAGGTCACGGCGCCAGCGATCAGGGAGACCGCTTCACGCTTGTAGATATCCTTCCTGAAGAGCCAGATGAAGTACGGCGCGAGCAGTGTCACCGCCAGGGGCAGAAGCAGGCGTGCGCTCTCATTCATAGCTAATCCTTCAGCGTGGAAACTTCACGGGTTTTCGTGGTGCCGAATCGTTTGGCAACCACTACGATGATGGACAGCACCAGCGTGGCTTCGGCCGCGGCCAAACCCATGACCAGAAGCGTGCCCAACTGTCCCAGAACCGCGTCGGTTTCGGTAAGCTGCGCGGCCGCCACAATGGACAGCCCGGCACCGTTGAGCATCAGCTCTACGGCAATCAGCATACCGACCAGACTTCGGCGCTGTGCAATCCCAAAGAGCCCCAGGCAGAGCAGCAGGAGCGCAACCAGTTGATACAACGTGAGCGGACTCATTTCTTCCCCCTCTTCTCCCAAGCCAGCAGCACGGCTCCCGACATGGCCACCAGCAGCACCACGGAGATCAGCTCAAAAGCCAGGAAATAGGAGCTGAGCAGCCCCTCTCCGAGTTGCTGGATAGAGACCTCCGCGGGCATCAACGAACTTGCCGGCGGCCGATTCATGATCAGCCACGCCAAGACGCCCCCCACGGACATGACCGCGCCCAGTGCGTACAGATGTTGCCGCACCGGAGCGGGTTCGCTCTCATCGCCATGCCCGTGCGCATCCGTGAGCATGACCGCGAAGAAAATCAACACGGCCACTGCGCCGACATAAATCAGCAGTTGCATGAACGCCATAAACGGGGTTCCGAGCAACATATACATACCGGCAACGCCAATGAGCGTACTGATCAGACCGATCAAGGCACGCACAAGACTGCTGCTGCCGACCGCCACGATCCCGCCCCCGAGAATGATGAGGGCGTAGACCCAAAATGCGATTTTAGCCATCAGTTCCATAGTGCCTACGCCTCACTCTTTGCCGCGCTTGCCGTGTCCGCCGCGGAAGCGCCGGGGACGGCTTTTGCGGATTGTTCAGCCTGACGCTGAAGCCGTTGCAGCAGGTCGAACTTAAAGTCGTCCCTGCTGGTTCCCACCAGATAGATATTGTTGGAATACCGCAACGACCCCACCGGGCAATTCTCAATGCACGTCCCGCACAAGCTGCACAGGCTGTAATCGTACATGAATTTGGCAGGTTCCTTGGGAGCCTTGGGCTTTTTGACCTTTTCCCCACGCTCCTCGGCTTCCTTCATGGCCTGCTCTTCTTCGGGAGTCGGCTTGGGAGCCTTGGCCTTGACCACCGTAAGGCATCCGCTGGGGCAGTTGGTCACACACATCATGCAGGCGATACATTTGGCCTTGAGCGGATCCTTGGGCTTGGGCACCAGTTCCACATGCCCGCCAAACGTCTGCTCCACGTCCTCGTCCACGGTTTCACGGGGATAATGCACCGTGACCGTGGGCTGCACAAAGTACTTGCCCGTGACCCGCAAGCCCACAAACAGGCTCCAGAGATCCTTGACGCTTTGAATAACTTCTTTCACTGCACTCATTTGTTTTCCGCCCTCCCCTAGAACACCTTCATGAAGAAAGCGGTTGCCAAAAGGTTCACCGTCCCCAGCGGCAACAGCCACTTCCAGTTGATGTTCAGCAACTGGACAAAGGTCACGCGGGGATATGTCCAGCGGATCCAGATGATGAACAGCAAAATCGCGTAGGCCTTGGGCAGGAACCACCACCAGCCGTCCGATCCGAACGGTCCCTGGTAGCCGCCCAGGAAAAGCACGGTGGCCACACTGGCGACCACAACCATGTACGCGTACTCGGCCATGAAGAAGAGTCCGAAGCCCATGCTCGAGAATTCCGTATGGAACCCGGCCGTAAGCTCGGATTCTGCTTCGGGAAGGTCGAACGGCGCACGGTTTGTTTCGCCCACGGCGCTAATGATGAAGATGATGAAGGCCAATGGCTGCCAGACCACATTCCATTGCCAGGGCCATGCGCCCTGCCCTTCGGTGATCGCCACAAAATCCAGTGTGCCGGTCATGAAGGCCACGGCCAGCACGGACAGCAGCAACGGAATTTCATAGGCCACGGACTGCGCCACGGCACGGGCCGCACCGAGCAGGCCGTATTTGTTGTTGGAGGCCCAGCCCGCCAGGAGCAGGGCCAGAACGTTGAATCCGGCAAAGGCCAGGATCAAAAGCATGCCCAGATTGATCTGCATGCCTGTGAGGATCGGCCCGTACGGCAACACCAGGAACAGCAACAACACCGGGAACATGGACAGCAAGGGCGCCATCCAGAACAAGATGGGATCTGCTCCGTTGGGCATGACAAGCTGCTTACACATCAGCTTGATGCCGTCCACGAGCGGCTGCAGGATACCCTGCGGGCCAACCTCGAAGGGGCCGGGCCGACGCTGGATGAACCCGGCGCCTTTGCGTTCGAAATAGACCAACACCAAGGCGTTCAGGCCGACCCAGGCCATGATCGCAATCAAGGCGATGATCATATGCAAGAGTTGGGGATGAATGCTCATTCTCGCTCCCTACCTGTCGATTTCCGGAATGATCAGGTCCAGACTGCCCAGGACCGCCACGGCGTCCGCCAGCAACATTCCCCGGCACGCCTCGGCAAAACAACTCAAGTTGGAGAAGCCCGGAGCGCGCAGCTTGATGCGATATGGAACCTTGCTGCCGTCGCTGACAACGTAGACACCGACCTTGCCCCGGCCGCCTTCCACCGCGAAGTAGGCCTCACCGGCAGGCATCTTGGCCTGCGGCTTGGGTGCGCCCTTGACCAGGTGCGGCCCTTCGGCACCGGGAAGCTGTTCCAGAGCCTGCTCAATGATGCGGCAACTCTGTTCCATTTCCTCCATGCGGACCAAGTAGCGCCCCATGGAACAGGCCGTTGTCTCGGTAGGCACCTTAAAGTCGAAGCGGTCGTACACGCCGAACGGTTCGCTTACGCGCAGGTCGTAGGCCAGACCCGCACCGCGGGCAACGGGACCGGTAGCGCCGTAGCGGGCCACCATGTCCTTGTCCATGATACCGATGTCTTCCACACGTTTGCGCAGAATGATGTTGTCCGTGACCAGATCCTTGTACATGGGCAGGCGTTCACGGAACCGGGCAATGAATGCCTTGGTTCCTTCAAGGAACGTTTCGTCCAGGTCGCAGGCAACGCCGCCAAGACGGAAGTAGGAATAGGTCAGGCGGGAGGCTGTCGGCCGCTGAAGCAAATCCAGCAGATGTTCACGATCATCGAACGCGTACATGATGGGCGTGAACGCGCCCAGGTCCAGAATGTAGGCGCCCCACCAGAGCAGATGCGAGGTGAGGCGGTTCATTTCATTGGTGATGACGCGGATGTATTCGGCCCGTTCAGGCACTTCGATCCCGGCGAGTTTTTCAACCGCACCGCAATAGGCCCAGTTCCAAGCCAGGGGATGACCGTAGTCCACACGGCCCATATTGGGCATGAACTGTCCCCAGGTTTTGGTCTCGCCCATTTTCTCGTGCATCCTGTGCAAATAGCCGAACACGGGTTCAGCGCGCAGGATGTACTCGCCATCCAGTTCGAGGACCACGCGCAACACTCCGTGCGTGGAGGGATGCTGTGGTCCCAAGTTCAAAATGAGGGAATCGGGCCGGGCTTCTTTGGCGAAATTCCTGGTATAGAAATCGCCGCCGACCTGTTCCAGATTGGGATAACGTGTCATAGCTCAATCCTTCCCGTTGCCTAGCCTTCGGCCGGTGCTTCTTCGGCGGGTTCGTCCGCGAACAGCGCCTCAACAGCGGCGCTGCAGGTCTCCGTTTCATACAGCGACATCAGACTCTTCAGCCCGGTACGCTTTTTGTCGGTCTTCAGCAGCGGCGGCTGGATGCGTTGATCTTCTTCCGCCGGCAACAGCAGAGGAATGAGGTTGGCATGCCCCTCAAAAACAACACCGTGAAAATCGCAGGTTTCCCGCTCATGCCAATCCGCGCCCTGGAAGATGTCCGAGATGGTGGGAACCGTGGGCTCCTCACCGGAAACCAACACCTTGAGCGTAATCCGCCCCGGTTTGGTCATCTTGTCAAAATGGTACACCACGAGCATTCCGTCCGTGGTATCCAGGGCCAATACGTCCTCCACGAACCAACCGTCTTTGTAGAGACGTTGTGCGGCTTTCCGCAGGACAGTCGGTTTAAGGAAGAACACCCATTCCTGGCCTGTTTTGGCAAAATCGGCCCGGGCTTTACATTCCACAGGAAGGCCGTCGAACAATTTCATATCAGCCCTCCTCCTTCAGCGCGGGAACCGGCCACCAGCGGCGTCCCGTGATCTGCTGCTGCAGCGTGAACAACCCCTCGAGCAGCCCCTCCGGACGGGGAGGACACCCGGGGACATAGACATCCACGGGAACGAGCGTATCGATTCCCTCCACCAGGTTGTAGGCTCCCTTGAAATTAAACGGCCCACCAGAGATGGCACAGTTGCCCATGGCCAAAACGTACTTCGGTGCGGGCATCTGCTCGTACAGACGGACAATGGCGGGAGCCATCTTCTTGGTCACAGTACCGGCCACGATCATCAAATCGGCCTGCCGCGGGGAAGGCCGGAACACCTCGGCGCCGAAGCGGGCCAGGTCGTACCGGGCCATACCGGTGCTCATCATTTCGATGGCGCAGCAAGCCAGTCCAAAGGTCATGGGCCAGATGGACATGGCCCGACAGACATTGAGGATCTTGTCCACAAGCTGGATCTGGACCAGTGCCGGCTCCACAGTCCCCGCGGTTTGCCGCAGGGTTGCCAGTTCCTCTACAGATTGATTCGGCGTGGCCATGAAAACACCCCTTTAGCCCAGAAATAGACAATGGATACGCCCAGAACGAAAAGGAAAATAAAGACCTTGACGAACGGCAACCAGCCCTCGATGGAGCCATAGGCCGTGGCCACCGGGAACAGGTACAGCACGTCCACGTCGAACGCGAGAAAGATCAAAGCGTAACAGTAATAGGAAATGCCCCACTTGACCCAGGAACTGCCATGCGGACGCATGCCGCACTCAAACGGCATTCCCAGATCGCCTCCTCTGGCCTGCGGCCCAAGCAGCACGGCCAGAATCAGCGGACCAACCCCGAAGAGCAGCCCGCCGAGTAGAAACAGCACAATGGCAAGATGCAACCAACTGAAGACCATACGTGACCTCTACCCCTTGTTTTGTGCGGCGCCCGAATTCGGCCCGGGCGCATGCCACCTACACGGAATGGTGCTTTTTTTTGCCCCATAACCCAAGTTACGTCAAGAACTTCGTGAAATATTTCATCTAGTGTCGCGGCATTCAAGGCATGCCCTGGCTTACCTCGCGTACGCCCTCCCCCTCGATTTTACATCCGAAAAAGAGACAAAACTCATTCACCGGACGTTGAGCACCACTTTCGGCCGGACCGCTTTGCGGCATACATGGCCGTATCCGCCAGATGCAGCAATTCCCCAGCAGTTGTCGCATCATGCGGAAACATGCTGATACCAAGCGTGGCGCCCACAAAATGCTTTTCCCCGGCAACGTCAAACGGCTCCTCCAGGGAAGACAACAGCTCCTGAGCAACATGCTCCGCGTTTTCCAATGAATCCACAGCAGAAAGCAGGACGCCGAATTCGTCGCCGCCGATCCGGGCCAGGGTGTCGGCCGAGCGTACACGCTGCCCGAAACGATGCGCCACGGAGCGCAAGACCTCATCCCCGACCTGGTGACCAAAGCCATCGTTGATCTTTTTGAAATTGTTCAGATCAATGAAAAAAATCGCCATTTTGTTGCCGTAGCGCTCAGCGCTCTGCAAAAAATGCTCAAGACGATCAAAGAACAATGTCCTGTTCGGAACCCCGGTCAGCTCATCAAAATTCGCCCGTCGGTGCAGGTTCAGCTCACAGGTTTTGCGGGCCGTGACGTCTTCCACCACTCCCTCAATCACCTTCTCTTCACCGCCCCGAACCAACCGGGAGCTTTCCGAAAGCCAAACGATCTGCCCATCGGCGCGCCGCACCTGGTATTCCCAATTGGAAACATACCCCTCTTCATCCAACGTTTCCAAATAGAGGCGATATTGTTCGGCATCCAAAACCATCGACTGGATCAAGCCCGGCACCTCCACCATGTCGTCCGGACATTCATATCCCAGGACGCGGGCCAAGGCAGGATTGGCTTCAATCAACGTCCCGTCCAGTCGCATTTGAAAAATCCCTTCAACGGCTTTGACAAAAAAGCTACGATACCGCTCCTCGGCGCGGCCCAGGGCTTCCGCAGCCCGTTTGCGCCGTACGATTTCATGTTCCAGACGAGTCTTTTGCCGGTGCAAATCCAAAAAAACCTTCACCTTGCTGCGCAGCATGTACGGATCCACGGGACGCAACAGATAGTCCACGGCACCGGCCTCGTATCCGAGTTTCACCGATGCCTCGTCCTGAAAAATGGAGGTGATAAAGATAACAGGGACATGCCGACCGCGATCCATTTCCTTGATGGTTCGGCACGTATCGTACCCATCCATTCCCGGCATTTGGATATCCAGCAAAATCAGCGCGAAGTCATGTTCACGCACCAATTCCACGGCCTCATGTCCATTTTCCGCCATGCGAACCACACAGTCGTGCTTTTTGAGCAACTGTTCCAAAAGCACCAGGTTCATGGGCGTATCGTCCACAATGAGAATTTCCAACGGATTCACGACCAACTCTCCTATGAGGTTGCCGTGGAAGCGGCGATCGGAACCAGCGCGGGCAACCCGAAATCCGATGTCACGACTTCCAGCGCCGTTTCCTGACTGTCCAACATCATGCAGGCGTCAAAATCTTCAGACGGCGCATCCGTCCGGGCGGGATCGTCGAACATGGCCGCCGCTGGTCGGTTGCGCAGGTGACCGTAAAGCACCTGATGATTATTCGGATAATCTTCCACCGCGTTTTTCAAAAACATGGCACACATGGAATTTTCCAGGCTGCGCTGTCCATCGGCTCCGGCGGGAGCCACCAAAGCGACCTCGTCGGCATTGGAGGATTCCAACGCCTGCGCCACGGCGGTAATATTGCCGAAAAAGAAAGGGAAAATTCGATTATGGTCCCGCAATCGAACAATAGCGGGTACGGCACCGGAGGACACGAGCACCACGGTTCGGTCCCGGAGGTCCGCCTCGCGGCACAGGGTGGGAGAACACGGCAGGTCAAACCCTTGCGGCGTGATGCCGTCCCATTCCCCGGCGAGCAACCAGTCCGGATGCCGTGCATGCACCTCGGCCGCCTCCTCTGGGTCGCTTGCCAGCAAGACCTTGGCACCGGACTGGATCACCGCGTACGCAGTCGCCCATGCACGGAAAACATTCGCCACAGCCACCACGCCCACGGAGTCAGGTACGGCATCCAGGTTCTCAAAAATGGTCAAACGCATGAGATCCTCCGGTTTGACCGGAAGATATTTCACATTTCCAGCACACAGTAAAGGGGGGACCGCTGTTCTTGATTATTGCACCCGCAGCCCGTATGGAGAAATCCCCACCACGCTGTATCCCCCCTGCGGAGGCACTATGCATCGCAAAAAACGCGTCCTGGTTACGGGCGGAGCCGGGTTCCTCGGCTCCCACATCTGCGAGTCGCTCCTCACGAAAGGGCACGAGGTGCTCTGCGTGGATAATTTTTTTACCGGCGGGAAGGAAAACATCCTCCATCTCCGGGACAATCCGCACTTCGAACTGCTGCGGCACGACGTGACGTTCCCGCTCTATGTCGAGGTCGATGAGATATACAGCCTGGCATGCCCCGCATCTCCCATCCATTACCAGCAGGATCCGGTGCAAACCACCAAAACAGCGGTACACGGCTCCATCAACATGCTCGGGCTGGCAAAACGCATTAAGGCCAAAATTCTATTGGCCTCCACATCCGAGGTTTACGGCGACCCCGCCCGGCATCCCCAAACCGAGGACTACTGGGGCAATGTAAACCCCATTGGTCCCCGCGCCTGCTACGATGAGGGCAAACGATGCGCCGAAACCCTGTTTTTCGACTATCGCCGCCAACACGGATTGAACATCCGCGTGGCCCGAATATTCAACACCTATGGCCCGCGCATGGCCGTGGACGACGGCCGCGTGGTCTCCAACTTCATCATGCAGGCGCTGCGGGGCCAGCCCATCACCATTTACGGAGACGGCAGTCAAACCCGGTCCTTTTGCTATGTGGAAGACATGGTGGAAGGATTGCAATGTTTTATGAATTTGAAAAGCGACAACCCCGGTCCGATGAACCTGGGTAACCCCGTGGAATCGACAATACGGGAAATCGCGGAAACCGTGTTGCGGCTGACGGGATCCGGGTCGCATATTGAACACCGGCCGCTGCCGGAGAACGACCCTGTCCAGCGCTGCCCCGACATCGGCCGGGCCAGACAACACCTGGGCTGGGAACCGCGTGTGACCCTGGAAGAAGGATTGTCGCGTACTATCGAATATTTCCGCACGGTACTCAACAAAGAGCGCGCCCGCCCCCCCTTTTGAGGACACCTAACAGGCTGTTGAAAAACGCTCCGGCGCCTCAGGCCGGTTCAGTGCCTTCCCGTTCCCGCAACAGTTTTTCCACCAGATCAACCCAGGCATCCATGCCGCTGGCCGCCCAGTCCGGCCATTGGAAAGGCGGTGGAGCAGGAGCACTGATCACAGCTGCGATACGCAGGGCCATGGCTTTAGGATCCGATGGATCCTCCAAAAGATTCTCCGGCGGCAGAAATGCACAACTGCCGTTGCTGGAACTGCTCACGGTTCGCACACCCATGGCCAAAGCCTCCATGACCGCATTGGAACACGCATCATAAAAAGTGGGCAGGACAAAGACATCCCCGGAGGCATAGAACGAACGCATATCCTCCACCCGACCCAGAAACCGAACCCGATCCGCCACCCCGAGCTTGCGGGCATAGGCCTGCCAGCGGCCTGCGCCGCGCCCTCCGGCCACATGCAGCACATACCGCTCCGGCAGCAGAGCCAAGGCCTGCAACAGCCCCCGCAACCCCTTGAGCATAAAATTCGTCCCGGCCGTCAACAGTACGACCTGGGCATCCTTGATCCCCGCAGCAGAACGAATTTCCGCCCGTTCCACCGGGTCTGCGGCATGGAACCGCCCCAAGTCCGGACGGTTGTAAATCACGGGCATAACTTCAGGACGTAAAAACGGATGCGCCTCCACCATCCATTGGCGGGTTCGCTCGGAGTTGGCCACGATCACCGGTGTGGTCCGGGCCTGGATCCGTTCAATCCACCAGCTGACCCAATTGGCCGGAGAAAGACGACGACGCAGCATCTTCAACGCACGACGCGGACCACGCGGCCAGGCCCGACGAGAAAGCCGCCAAAACACGGGCAAAGGGCCGCCCCCCTGTCGAAACACGTCCTGATAAAACGTTTTGCCAAGCCCCACGGACAGGTCATACCCGCCCTTTTTCCTGGCCCGTTCCGCAGCCAAGGCATACCAGAGCACCTTGAGCCACTTGAACGGCCCAAAACGCCCCACAACAACGGGATGTACGCCGGGCGGAGGTTCCACCTCGGCCCTCGCGCAGATGAAATCCACTTGATGTCCGGCTTCGGCCAATGCCTTGGCCAGCCGCCAACCAAACCCCTCGGCCCCGCCATAGCGGGAAAAACGCGGCATCATCACCGCAATACGCGCTGTGTTCATGTCCCGGCCACTTTGACAGCCCCCCGAGGGGAAGGCAAGACCGGGCTTGCCAGAAGCTCCCCCCGAACGGTAGGGTTTCATGGAACTTTTCTCCAAGCATCCATACCAAGGAATATGTACCATGCAAGATATTACGAAATTTCTTACAGGATTCCGGAAGTTTCAGCAGCACTGCCTGACCAATGAAGGGGAATTGCTTGAACAACTCCGCCAGGGACAGGCACCCAAGGTGCTCATGATCGCCTGCTGCGATTCGCGGGTCGACCCAGCGGTTCTCATGGATTCGGACTTGGGAGAACTGTTTACCTTGCGCAATATCGCCAGCATCGTCCCCCCCTATGAACGTGGCGGCGGTTTCCACGGCGTCAGCTCGGCCATCGAATACGCGGTCCGCCATCTCCAGGTGGAACACATCGTGGTGCTCGGCCACCGCCAGTGCGGCGGTGTCCATGCCTTACTCAACGGCTGCGGTCCGGACGACGACTTTATCGACGAATGGGTGAACATCCTGGAACCAGCCCGGCAATTGGCCATGGAAAAATATGCCGATGCAAACCCGGCCGAACGGGAACGGGCCTGTGAACAAGCTTCGGTATTGGTTTCCTTGCGCAACCTGCTGACGTTTCCATGGATCAAAGAGCGCTTTGAAAATGAAACGCTGATCCTGCACGGCTGGTATTTTGATTTGGAAACCGGAGAACTCCTCAGCTATCATCCCGACACCAAGCAATTCGAAACCTTGGTGGCTATTGATCACGACTGACGGTAGCGGCATGATTCTATCCGCCAGTCGCCGTACCGATCTGCCCGCTCTGTATACCCCGTGGTTTTTGGAACGGGTGCGGCAGGGCTGGTGCGCGGTCCCCAACCCGTTCAACCCCCGGCAGGTAAAACGCGTTTCCCTACGCCCCGACGACGTGGACGCTCTGGTGTTCTGGACGCGCTGGCCCGCCCCCCTGCTGTCAAGGTTGGATGAACTGGAGTCACTGGGCCTGAACCGTTTCCTGTTTCTGGTCACACTGCTGGGATATGGCCGTGATCTGGAACCCAGGCAACCGCGACTCGCTTCACGCATCCGGGCGTTTCAGTCCCTGTCCCGACGCATTGGACCGCAACGGGTAGTATGGCGCTACGATCCCATTCTTCTGAGCCGGGCCACGCCTCCTGAGTGGCATGTTTCCATGTTTACGGAATTGGCCCGCGCATTACGCGGTTCCACGGAACGTTGCGTGGTCAGTTTTCTGGAGGAATACACAAAAATCAAAACACGCATGCGCTCCCTGGTTTCCCAGGGGTACGCCCCCGATCCACCGGACCTCATACGACAGAACCGACTTCTGCAAAGGCTGGCCCGCATTGCCCGAAACAACGGGATTCAACTCCAAACCTGCGCACAGAACATCACCGCATCGGACCCGGCCGTTACACCCGGCGCCTGTGTGGACGGAGAACTTTTAACGCGTCTTTTTGATCTCCCCGCCATGCCCCCACGCGATCCGAACCAACGACGACACTGCCAGTGCGCCCGGTCGCAGGACATCGGCATGTATGACTCCTGCACTTTTGGTTGCGCTTATTGTTATGCAACCCGATCCTTTACCCGGTCCCGCCTCAACCGAAACGAACATGACCCGCATTCCCCCTCTCTCCTGGGACACCACATCCCTCCGCCTGGGCAGGCCACGCTCCCCGGCTGCTGACGCCAAGGGAGAAAACGCGCTTGCCCGCGCAATCCCGCCGGGATATGCTCATTGCATGTTTTTCGACACACCGGCCTTTGATCTATGGCTTTTTGAACTGATCAACCAGCACTGGCATGTGTTCTGGCTGAACGGCATTATGCGTCTTCTTTCCTCTAAGACACTGCTTTTCCTGCTGTTCGTACCCGCGGCCTTGCTCACGGCCCGACGCTTGGGCCGCCGACAACTGATTCTGTTCGTGGTTCTGCTGGCCGCCATGGGTCTCACGGACCTGACCACCTCCATGGTCAAGGATTCCATCCAGCGGGTACGGCCGCTGAACAGTCTGCCCAACACTCATTTTGTGGAGGACGGACAATGGCAACAGCGCCCGGCTGATTTCGTTTCCACAAAAACTTCCGGCTCATCCTATCCCTCGGCGCACGCGTCCAACAGCATGTGCCTGGCTACATTGGCCTTGTTGTTTTGGGGAACGCGCATGCGTCAGGGGCTGCGAACCGCGGTTGCGGCACTGCCGTTTTTAGTGGGGTATTCCCGGCTTTATTTGGGGAAGCACTTCCCCAGCGATATCCTGGCCGGATGGCTATACGGAATGGTCCTGGCCATACTGGTCTGGCTGATCTGGAAATATTTGCTGGAACAAAAAATCACCGGCGGGAACGGAATGGCTCAGGAACCTTCCCAGCATTAAAGAACGCGGGAAAAGAAACCAGGGAACGGGAATATCATATCAACGTTCCCCGGGGACGCTTCCAGCCTGGGCCTTATATTTTCGGTATACCGAGATGCCGAGCCAGGCCGAGGCCGCCAAAAGCGCCACGCTCATCCCCACCGAAAGAACCAACCCCAGCCGGGATTCCGCATTCATGCCCCCGCCGAACAGAGCAAAGACCAAATTTTGAGGCAGGTACCCCAGGGTTGAACCGAGCACAAAGGGACGCAACGGAATACTGCTCACTCCGGCGGCCAGATTGGTGAGCAGGTTGCTTCCCACGGGGATAAGACGGATGGTCAAGGCCGTGCGGAACGGACTGGAGCGCAAAAACGCATCGGCCCGGGCCAAACGTTTGCCCAACAGCCGGGTCACGGATCGCCGCCCCAACAATCGGGCATATCCTGCACACAAAAGGCATCCCAGACCGCAGGCCACGGTTCCGAGGAGCGTGCCGAACAACGCGCCAAACCCCACCCCACCGAGAAAACAAACCAGTTGCCGGGGCAGTCCCACGGCGGTGCAGGCCATGCCTACCCCTACGTAGATCAGCACGGAGAGCGGACCGTTGCCCAACACATGCTCATTAAACCAGTCCGCGTCGCGGAGCATGTCATCCAAACCGGCGCAACGTGTGCCCCATACCAACAGTCCCAAGCCCGCAAGCATGACAACACCCTTGAGCGCTGCCTTCAACCCGCTATGCTTCTCTGATTCGGGCATCACCTGTCCGTGGGCCACAGCTCTGTCCGGCCGGGCATGTACTTCCGTCATTTCTGCTTCCCGTGATTCTGTTTGGAAATTTCCGCCCGAACGCATCGCAGCCACCGCCACCCCAAGATCAAGGCCGTACCCTGCCCCAAAAGCAATACCGCGTCGCGTTGCAGCAAGCCGTAAATCATGCCGGCACCGCCGCCCAGCAGAAAGAACAAGGGAGCAATGCCAGCGGCCGCCGCCTCGCACCGATCATATCGTAAGCGGCACCAGAGCAAAATCAAGGCCCATACGCCCTGCCCCGCGCAGGCACAGGCCATCAGCCACCACCAGCGGGGCGGCGTCAGCCCGGTCATGGCTTCCAGGCTCAGAGATTATGCTCCTTGAGATCGTACTTCACCGTCCGGGTGAGCAGCCAGCGCACCCCGATGAGATCAAACACCCCGGCCACGGCCCTATCCCATGTGCCGTACTTGGAGTTGCCCTGACCACGAGGACGGTGGTTGACCTTGACCTCGGCGATGCGCGCGCCCTGCGCCTGAAGCAACGGCGGCAGATAGCGGTGCATGTTCACAAAGCGAGGCAGGCGCAAGAGCAGGGAACGGCGCATAACCTTAAGAGAACACCCCGTGTCGTGTACCGTGTCGCGGGTGATGCTCCGGCGGATGGCGTTGGCTGCCCGGGATGCCCAGCGTTTGGCCAGGGTATCTTTGCGCCGCGCGCGCCAGCCAATGACCAGATCATACCCCTGTGCGAACTTCTGCAACATGGCTGGTATGTCTCTGGGATCATTCTGCAGGTCCGCGTCCATGGTCACCACGATGTCGTGGCGGGCCGCATCGAACCCCGCGCAAAACGCGGCGGACTGCCCCCTGTTCTCGGCAAAGGAAAGATAGCGCAGTTCGCCATGACGTTCAGCCAGGTCATGGATGACGCGCATGCTGGCGTCACTGCTG of the Paucidesulfovibrio gracilis DSM 16080 genome contains:
- a CDS encoding carbonic anhydrase, encoding MQDITKFLTGFRKFQQHCLTNEGELLEQLRQGQAPKVLMIACCDSRVDPAVLMDSDLGELFTLRNIASIVPPYERGGGFHGVSSAIEYAVRHLQVEHIVVLGHRQCGGVHALLNGCGPDDDFIDEWVNILEPARQLAMEKYADANPAERERACEQASVLVSLRNLLTFPWIKERFENETLILHGWYFDLETGELLSYHPDTKQFETLVAIDHD
- a CDS encoding glycosyltransferase family 4 protein is translated as MNTARIAVMMPRFSRYGGAEGFGWRLAKALAEAGHQVDFICARAEVEPPPGVHPVVVGRFGPFKWLKVLWYALAAERARKKGGYDLSVGLGKTFYQDVFRQGGGPLPVFWRLSRRAWPRGPRRALKMLRRRLSPANWVSWWIERIQARTTPVIVANSERTRQWMVEAHPFLRPEVMPVIYNRPDLGRFHAADPVERAEIRSAAGIKDAQVVLLTAGTNFMLKGLRGLLQALALLPERYVLHVAGGRGAGRWQAYARKLGVADRVRFLGRVEDMRSFYASGDVFVLPTFYDACSNAVMEALAMGVRTVSSSSNGSCAFLPPENLLEDPSDPKAMALRIAAVISAPAPPPFQWPDWAASGMDAWVDLVEKLLREREGTEPA
- a CDS encoding GGDEF domain-containing response regulator, whose product is MNPLEILIVDDTPMNLVLLEQLLKKHDCVVRMAENGHEAVELVREHDFALILLDIQMPGMDGYDTCRTIKEMDRGRHVPVIFITSIFQDEASVKLGYEAGAVDYLLRPVDPYMLRSKVKVFLDLHRQKTRLEHEIVRRKRAAEALGRAEERYRSFFVKAVEGIFQMRLDGTLIEANPALARVLGYECPDDMVEVPGLIQSMVLDAEQYRLYLETLDEEGYVSNWEYQVRRADGQIVWLSESSRLVRGGEEKVIEGVVEDVTARKTCELNLHRRANFDELTGVPNRTLFFDRLEHFLQSAERYGNKMAIFFIDLNNFKKINDGFGHQVGDEVLRSVAHRFGQRVRSADTLARIGGDEFGVLLSAVDSLENAEHVAQELLSSLEEPFDVAGEKHFVGATLGISMFPHDATTAGELLHLADTAMYAAKRSGRKWCSTSGE
- a CDS encoding 2-phosphosulfolactate phosphatase; this translates as MRLTIFENLDAVPDSVGVVAVANVFRAWATAYAVIQSGAKVLLASDPEEAAEVHARHPDWLLAGEWDGITPQGFDLPCSPTLCREADLRDRTVVLVSSGAVPAIVRLRDHNRIFPFFFGNITAVAQALESSNADEVALVAPAGADGQRSLENSMCAMFLKNAVEDYPNNHQVLYGHLRNRPAAAMFDDPARTDAPSEDFDACMMLDSQETALEVVTSDFGLPALVPIAASTATS
- a CDS encoding UDP-glucuronic acid decarboxylase family protein, with protein sequence MHRKKRVLVTGGAGFLGSHICESLLTKGHEVLCVDNFFTGGKENILHLRDNPHFELLRHDVTFPLYVEVDEIYSLACPASPIHYQQDPVQTTKTAVHGSINMLGLAKRIKAKILLASTSEVYGDPARHPQTEDYWGNVNPIGPRACYDEGKRCAETLFFDYRRQHGLNIRVARIFNTYGPRMAVDDGRVVSNFIMQALRGQPITIYGDGSQTRSFCYVEDMVEGLQCFMNLKSDNPGPMNLGNPVESTIREIAETVLRLTGSGSHIEHRPLPENDPVQRCPDIGRARQHLGWEPRVTLEEGLSRTIEYFRTVLNKERARPPF